In the Salvelinus fontinalis isolate EN_2023a chromosome 34, ASM2944872v1, whole genome shotgun sequence genome, one interval contains:
- the LOC129832732 gene encoding heat shock protein beta-11-like: protein MTQSATPAIESIFGNDPFFSQERMVFPPMRHQALSGVEEDFFQRRSNLASDLLKELHDGLPSMHQLHERAHLRMGSPFLERRITGVPATAQSQVAETGRSHSPLALSLNAQGFNPEDITVKLDGRRLAVVAMKQAKAEEAKSTSSATSSCSFSSSSSQQKGFVQKIDLPAHLDLTALTCSLGEDGQLRIKAPTAAPQLEAPTEEQEVPLHFRTSLDVPIAKGNMDESTTVKTSKP, encoded by the coding sequence ATGACTCAGTCCGCCACCCCAGCAATCGAGAGCATCTTTGGAAATGATCCTTTCTTCAGTCAGGAGAGGATGGTCTTCCCACCCATGCGCCACCAGGCCCTCTCCGGCGTCGAAGAGGACTTCTTTCAGAGGAGGTCCAACCTGGCCAGTGATCTCCTCAAGGAGCTCCACGATGGGCTCCCCAGTATGCACCAGCTGCACGAGAGGGCCCACCTCCGAATGGGCTCCCCATTCCTGGAGAGGAGGATCACAGGAGTTCCAGCAACAGCACAGAGCCAGGTGGCTGAGACAGGCCGGAGCCACAGCCCCTTGGCCCTGAGCCTAAACGCCCAAGGCTTCAACCCAGAAGACATCACAGTCAAGCTGGATGGACGGAGGCTCGCCGTGGTGGCCATGAAACAGGCCAAAGCAGAAGAGGCGAAATCCACCTCCTCCGCCACCTCTTCctgctccttttcctcctcctcgtccCAACAGAAAGGCTTTGTCCAGAAAATTGACCTGCCTGCTCACCTAGACCTGACAGCCTTGACCTGTTCTCTGGGAGAAGATGGACAGCTGAGGATCAAAGCTCCCACAGCGGCCCCCCAGCTGGAAGCCCCTACAGAGGAGCAGGAGGTCCCCCTCCACTTCAGAACTTCCCTGGACGTACCCATAGCCAAGGGAAACATGGATGAGTCTACAacagtgaagacctcaaaacctTGA